The following proteins come from a genomic window of Rutidosis leptorrhynchoides isolate AG116_Rl617_1_P2 chromosome 10, CSIRO_AGI_Rlap_v1, whole genome shotgun sequence:
- the LOC139870149 gene encoding uncharacterized protein codes for MSKSLFNRIGNAILSYESQPKPDYFQYFEQRFDATGQLGFNIFQKCTSAIRQSAYGIAPDAFDEYLHMGASTSRDCLNNFCKCIIHMFAREYLRKPTEEDVRRLHAKHLEMHGFSGMLGSLDCMHWAWRNCPVAWQGHYHRGDHEGPTIMLEAVASYDMWIWHTFFGPAGSNNDINVLNESDLFEDLLDGRAPEVRYTINGHEFTKGYYLVDDIYPEWATLVKSFKCPLEPKKYKV; via the coding sequence ATGAGTAAGTCATTGTTTAATCGTATTGGTAATGCTATTCTATCATACGAATCTCAACCGAAACCCGATTATTTTCAATATTTTGAGCAACGTTTTGATGCAACCGGTCAACTCGGTTTCAATATTTTTCAAAAGTGTACATCGGCGATACGTCAATCGGCGTATGGCATTGCGCCTGATGCATTCGATGAATATTTACACATGGGCGCATCTACGTCTCGTGACTGTTTAAACAATTTTTGTAAATGTATTATTCATATGTTTGCGCGAGAATATTTAAGGAAACCAACTGAAGAAGATGTTCGTCGATTGCATGCCAAACATTTGGAGATGCATGGTTTTTCGGGGATGTTAGGTAGTCTTGATTGCATGCACTGGGCTTGGAGAAATTGTCCAGTTGCGTGGCAAGGGCATTACCACAGGGGTGATCATGAAGGACCAACAATAATGCTCGAGGCGGTTGCGTCGTACGATATGTGGATTTGGCACACTTTCTTTGGTCCAGCGGGTTCGAACAATGATATTAATGTTCTTAATGAATCGGATTTGTTCGAAGATTTATTGGATGGTCGAGCTCCGGAGGTCCGTTACACTATCAACGGGCACGAATTTACAAAAGGGTATTACTTGGTAGATGACATATACCCAGAATGGGCAACACTTGTCAAGTCGTTTAAATGTCCACTTGAGccaaaaaaatataaagtttaa